In Carya illinoinensis cultivar Pawnee chromosome 16, C.illinoinensisPawnee_v1, whole genome shotgun sequence, a single window of DNA contains:
- the LOC122299786 gene encoding protein ASPARTIC PROTEASE IN GUARD CELL 2-like, producing the protein MDQSLPALLLVVLVVLLFLHLHLPTGIASSAFNSTTASSANHGNTIPDDHHSDNSQHLNVKEIMANTKIISQPQELLETHQETSDRKWKLKLLHRDKITAASLHHNFHDRFLELMKRDVSRFTSLIRRLTINRTSSTSDDPYHHEVLEENFGSDVVSGMDQGSGEYFVRIGVGSPPTSQYMVIDSGSDIVWVQCQPCNKCYRQSDPVFDPADSGSFAGVSCSSAVCDRLEKAGCRGGRCRYEVSYGDGSYTKGTLALETLTFGKTVIRNVAIGCGHTNQGMFVGAAGLLGLGGGSMSFVGQLGGEAGGAFSYCLVSRGTETSGSLEFGRGAMPMGAAWVPLIRNPRAPSFYYVGLSGLGVGGVRVPIPEEMFRLTELGYGGVVMDTGTAVTRLPTMAYEAFRDAYIEQTRNLPRATGVPIFDACYDLSGFVSVRVPTVSFYFSGGPILTLPAKNILIPVNEGGTFCFAFAPSSSGLSIIGNIQQEGIQITFDGANGFVGFGPDVC; encoded by the coding sequence atggaTCAATCCTTACCAGCACTTCTACTCGTGGTGCTGGTGGTACTGTTGTttctccacctccacctcccaACTGGCATCGCCTCCTCCGCTTTCAATTCCACCACCGCCtcttcagcaaaccatggaAACACAATACCTGATGATCATCACTCTGATAATTCCCAACACTTGAACGTAAAAGAAATCATGGCCAACACCAAAATTATTTCACAACCCCAAGAACTTCTGGAAACCCATCAAGAGACTAGCGACAGAAAATGGAAGCTGAAACTACTTCATAGAGACAAAATAACAGCAGCATCCCTCCACCACAACTTCCATGATCGTTTTCTTGAGCTCATGAAACGGGACGTCAGTAGGTTCACTAGCCTTATCCGCCGGCTGACCATTAACCGCACTAGTAGTACTAGTGATGACCCTTATCATCATGAGGTACTGGAAGAGAATTTCGGGTCCGATGTGGTTTCCGGGATGGACCAGGGAAGTGGGGAATATTTCGTTCGGATAGGAGTTGGTAGCCCTCCAACAAGTCAGTACATGGTCATCGATTCTGGCAGTGATATTGTATGGGTTCAATGTCAGCCTTGCAACAAGTGTTACCGCCAGTCTGACCCGGTATTCGACCCCGCCGATTCAGGTTCCTTTGCCGGAGTGTCCTGCAGCTCCGCTGTTTGTGACCGTCTTGAGAAAGCGGGTTGCCGTGGGGGTCGGTGTCGATACGAGGTGTCCTATGGTGACGGTTCCTACACCAAAGGAACGCTAGCGCTTGAAACGCTGACGTTCGGAAAGACCGTGATTCGGAATGTGGCGATCGGATGCGGGCACACAAATCAAGGAATGTTCGTAGGAGCGGCGGGGTTACTGGGACTTGGAGGTGGGTCGATGTCGTTTGTGGGTCAGCTTGGTGGTGAGGCAGGAGGTGCCTTTAGTTATTGTTTGGTAAGTCGGGGGACGGAAACATCGGGGTCGTTAGAGTTCGGGCGAGGAGCGATGCCCATGGGTGCAGCATGGGTGCCTTTGATCAGGAACCCAAGGGCCCCCAGTTTCTACTACGTAGGACTATCGGGTCTTGGAGTGGGAGGCGTGCGGGTACCCATACCAGAAGAAATGTTCCGGTTAACAGAATTGGGTTATGGAGGGGTTGTAATGGATACGGGAACTGCAGTGACAAGGCTGCCCACAATGGCATACGAGGCGTTTCGTGACGCCTATATTGAACAAACCCGAAACCTCCCTCGGGCAACTGGAGTGCCCATATTTGACGCATGCTATGACCTATCTGGGTTTGTGTCGGTCCGGGTACCAACAGTATCATTTTATTTCTCGGGTGGGCCAATCCTGACCCTTCCAGCAAAGAACATTCTAATACCAGTGAATGAGGGGGGaacattttgttttgcatttgcACCATCTTCATCTGGACTTTCTATTATTGGGAACATCCAGCAAGAGGGCATCCAAATAACGTTTGATGGGGCAAATGGCTTTGTGGGATTCGGTCCAGATGTTTGCTGA
- the LOC122298493 gene encoding splicing factor 3B subunit 1-like: protein MDTDIAKTQEERKRLEQQLASITSLTFDTDLYGGNDRDSYVTSIPVTDDDENLDSMDNEVARKLASYTAPKSLLKEMPRGAGAEDDNDDGFGGFKKPQRIIDREDDYRKRRLNRVISPERHDAFAAGEKTPDASVRTYADVMREEALKREKEETLKRIAKKKEEEEAAAKSDKATEDKGTKRRNRWDQSQDDGAAAAKKPKTTSDWDLPEDATPGRWDATPTPGRLGDATPSASVGRRNRWDETPTPGRLADATPAGGATPGATPAGMTWDATPKISGLATPTPKRQRSRWDETPATMGSATPMAGATPAAAASFTPGITPVGGVELATPTPGAINLRGAITPEQYNLLRWEKDIEERNRPLTDEELDAMFPQEGYKILEPPASYVPIRTPARKLLATPTPLGTPLYSIPEENRGQQFDVPKEAPGGLPFMKPEDYQYFGALLNEDDEEELSPDEQKERKIMKLLLKVKNGTPPQRKTALRQLTDKAREFGAGPLFNRILPLLMQPTLEDQERHLLVKVIDRVLYKLDELVRPYVHKILVVIEPLLIDEDYYARVEGREIISNLSKAAGLATMIAAMRPDIDNIDEYVRNTTARAFSVVASALGIPALLPFLKAVCQSKKSWQARHTGIKIVQQIAILIGCAVLPHLRSLVEIIEHGLLDENQKVRTITALSLAALAEAAAPYGIESFDSVLKPLWKGIRSHRGKVLAAFLKAIGFIIPLMDALYASYYTKEVMVILIREFQSPDEEMKKIVLKVVKQCVSTEGVEADYIRNDILPEFFKNFWVRRMALDRRNYRQLVDTTVEIANKVGVADIVGRIVEDLKDESEPYRRMVMETIEKVVANLGASDIDARLEELLIDGILYAFQEQTSDDANVMLNGFGAVVNALGQRVKPYLPQICGTIKWRLNNKSAKVRQQAADLISRIAVVMKQCQEEQLMGHLGVVLYEYLGEEYPEVLGSILGALKAIVNVIGMTKMTPPIKDLLPRLTPILKNRHEKVQENCIDLVGRIADRGAEFVPAREWMRICFELLEMLKAHKKGIRRATVNTFGYIAKAIGPQDVLATLLNNLKVQERQNRVCTTVAIAIVAETCSPFTVLPALMNEYRVPELNVQNGVLKSLSFLFEYIGEMGKDYIYAVTPLLEDALMDRDLVHRQTAASAVKHMALGVAGLGCEDALIHLLNYVWPNIFETSPHVINAVMEAIEGMRVALGAAVVLNYCLQGLFHPARKVREVYWKIYNSLYIGAQDALVAAYPVLEDEQNNVYSRPELMMFV from the coding sequence ATGGACACGGACATTGCCAAGACTCAGGAAGAGCGAAAGCGCTTGGAGCAGCAGCTGGCTTCCATCACCTCCCTCACGTTCGACACCGATCTTTACGGCGGCAACGACCGCGATTCCTACGTCACCTCCATCCCCGTCACCGACGACGATGAGAACCTCGACTCCATGGACAACGAGGTCGCGCGCAAGCTCGCTTCTTACACCGCCCCCAAATCCCTCCTGAAAGAAATGCCCCGTGGTGCAGGAGCCGAAGACGACAACGACGACGGTTTTGGGGGCTTCAAGAAGCCGCAGCGAATCATCGACCGCGAGGACGATTACCGCAAGAGGCGACTCAATCGGGTGATCTCACCCGAGAGGCACGACGCCTTCGCCGCGGGGGAGAAGACTCCGGACGCCTCCGTGAGAACCTACGCAGATGTTATGAGGGAGGAGGCTTTAAAGAGGGAAAAGGAGGAGACACTGAAGAGGATTgcgaagaagaaggaagaggaggaggctgctGCCAAGTCTGATAAGGCTACGGAGGATAAGGGAACCAAGAGGAGGAATAGGTGGGACCAGTCGCAGGACGATGGGGCTGCCGCTGCGAAGAAGCCGAAAACTACGTCGGATTGGGATTTGCCTGAGGATGCTACTCCGGGGCGGTGGGACGCGACTCCCACACCTGGGAGGTTGGGCGATGCCACCCCATCGGCGTCAGTTGGGAGGAGAAATAGGTGGGACGAGACGCCAACTCCTGGCAGATTGGCGGATGCCACCCCTGCCGGTGGGGCTACTCCGGGAGCGACCCCGGCGGGGATGACCTGGGACGCCACCCCGAAAATCTCGGGCCTCGCCACGCCCACCCCAAAACGGCAGAGATCGAGGTGGGACGAGACGCCTGCTACCATGGGCAGTGCAACCCCAATGGCAGGGGCCACTCCAGCAGCTGCAGCGTCGTTTACACCGGGGATTACTCCTGTCGGTGGTGTTGAGCTAGCAACGCCGACGCCAGGGGCTATCAATTTGCGTGGTGCCATCACCCCGGAGCAGTACAATTTGCTGAGGTGGGAGAAGGACATCGAGGAGAGGAACCGGCCACTGACGGACGAGGAGTTGGACGCCATGTTTCCGCAGGAGGGTTATAAGATTTTGGAGCCGCCGGCGTCCTATGTTCCCATTAGGACTCCCGCAAGGAAGCTGCTGGCGACGCCCACTCCTTTGGGGACTCCTCTGTATTCCATCCCCGAAGAGAATCGCGGGCAGCAGTTTGATGTGCCCAAGGAAGCCCCGGGTGGGTTGCCGTTCATGAAGCCCGAGGATTACCAGTACTTTGGGGCGTTGTTGAACGAGGACGATGAGGAGGAGTTGTCCCCCGATGAACAGAAAGAGCGGAAGATCATGAAGCTCCTGCTTAAGGTCAAGAATGGGACGCCCCCACAGAGGAAAACGGCATTGCGGCAGCTTACGGATAAGGCAAGAGAGTTTGGGGCCGGGCCGTTGTTTAACCGGATCCTGCCGCTGCTCATGCAACCCACTTTGGAAGATCAAGAGAGGCATCTCTTGGTGAAGGTGATCGACAGGGTGCTCTATAAGTTGGATGAGCTGGTACGTCCTTACGTGCATAAGATTCTTGTTGTGATTGAACCGTTGTTGATTGATGAGGATTATTATGCGCGTGTTGAAGGGCGAGAGATTATTTCCAATCTTAGCAAAGCCGCTGGCTTGGCCACCATGATTGCTGCCATGCGTCCGGATATAGATAACATCGATGAGTATGTGAGGAACACCACTGCCAGAGCTTTCAGCGTTGTTGCTTCTGCTCTCGGGATTCCTGCTCTGTTGCCCTTCTTAAAGGCCGTGTGTCAGAGTAAGAAATCGTGGCAAGCTCGGCACACAGGGATTAAGATTGTTCAGCAGATTGCCATATTGATTGGTTGTGCCGTGCTTCCTCATCTTAGGTCTCTTGTGGAGATCATAGAGCACGGTCTGCTGGACGAGAATCAGAAGGTGAGGACAATCACTGCGTTGTCTCTGGCTGCTCTTGCCGAGGCTGCTGCCCCTTATGGTATCGAGAGCTTCGACTCGGTGTTGAAGCCTTTGTGGAAGGGTATCAGGTCGCACCGTGGGAAAGTCTTGGCTGCGTTCTTAAAAGCCATCGGTTTTATCATCCCGCTCATGGATGCACTATATGCCAGTTACTACACCAAGGAAGTCATGGTTATTCTGATTCGTGAGTTCCAGTCTCCCgatgaagaaatgaagaagattgTTCTGAAGGTGGTGAAGCAGTGTGTGAGTACGGAGGGTGTGGAGGCTGATTACATTCGCAATGATATTCTTCCGGAGTTCTTTAAAAATTTCTGGGTCAGGAGGATGGCTTTGGATAGGAGAAACTACAGGCAGCTGGTGGACACGACCGTGGAGATAGCAAACAAAGTCGGTGTTGCCGATATAGTTGGGAGAATTGTGGAGGATCTTAAAGATGAGAGTGAGCCTTACAGACGAATGGTTATGGAGACCATTGAGAAGGTAGTTGCCAACTTGGGTGCATCTGATATCGATGCTCGGTTGGAGGAACTTCTTATTGATGGAATCCTTTATGCCTTCCAAGAGCAGACCAGTGATGATGCCAACGTGATGCTTAATGGTTTTGGTGCGGTTGTGAATGCACTTGGGCAGAGAGTGAAACCGTACCTTCCCCAGATTTGTGGCACCATAAAATGGCGGTTGAATAACAAGAGCGCAAAGGTGAGACAGCAAGCAGCGGATCTGATATCGAGGATTGCTGTGGTGATGAAGCAGTGCCAGGAGGAACAACTGATGGGTCACCTTGGTGTTGTACTGTATGAGTATCTGGGAGAGGAGTATCCCGAGGTCCTGGGATCTATCCTAGGAGCTCTCAAGGCAATTGTCAATGTTATTGGTATGACAAAGATGACTCCTCCTATAAAGGATTTGCTTCCTAGACTGACACCAATTTTGAAGAATAGGCACGAGAAAGTCCAGGAGAACTGCATAGACCTTGTCGGACGGATTGCTGACCGCGGGGCTGAGTTTGTTCCGGCTAGGGAGTGGATGAGGATTTGCTTCGAGCTTCTCGAGATGCTTAAAGCCCACAAGAAGGGTATACGGCGAGCCACTGTGAACACCTTTGGGTATATTGCCAAGGCCATTGGGCCACAGGATGTCCTGGCTACCCTGTTGAATAATCTCAAGGTGCAGGAGCGGCAGAACCGTGTGTGCACAACTGTGGCAATTGCTATAGTTGCAGAAACCTGTTCGCCCTTTACAGTTCTTCCAGCTTTAATGAATGAGTATCGCGTGCCAGAGCTTAATGTGCAAAATGGTGTCCTGAAATCCCTCTCTTTTCTGTTCGAGTATATTGGGGAAATGGGAAAAGACTACATCTATGCTGTGACCCCATTACTTGAGGATGCCCTCATGGATAGGGATTTGGTTCACAGGCAGACTGCGGCTTCTGCTGTTAAGCACATGGCCTTGGGGGTTGCTGGTTTGGGTTGCGAGGATGCTTTAATCCACTTGCTCAACTATGTGTGGCCAAACATTTTTGAGACTTCCCCGCACGTGATAAATGCTGTAATGGAAGCCATTGAAGGAATGAGGGTGGCCTTGGGTGCTGCTGTTGTGCTAAACTACTGCCTTCAGGGGCTGTTTCATCCTGCTCGTAAGGTTAGGGAGGTGTACTGGAAGATTTATAACTCGCTTTATATTGGAGCACAAGATGCTCTTGTGGCGGCTTATCCTGTGCTGGAGGACGAGCAGAACAACGTATACAGTAGGCCTGAGTTGATGATGTTTGTCTGA